The sequence TTGGGCCATTTCGGAAGGCCGCGAAGCCGCCCGGGCCGCCGACTGCTACCTGATGGGCGAAAGCATGCTCGAAGCCAAATCCCAGTCGATGCTGGCCCTGGCCTAACGTACCTGGAGTTTCTTATTGAAAGCCGCTGGTCGATAACCAGCGGCTTTTTTGCTGGGTACGTTGCTATCCTGCCTCTATCCCCTGTATGTGTGCTCATAAAGCAAGATTGACGCTCTGTCAAACCCGCGCCCTGCCTGACCGGTTACTGAGTGAAGTAGCTGGCTTCTCCTCTGCTTATTTTACTCCTAATCCGTATGCAAACCATTCTGGGTGCTGGCGGGGCCATTGCCGACGAATTGGCCCGCGAACTGCACCGGCACTACACCACCGACATTCGGCTGGTGAGCCGACATCCACAGCAGGTCAACGAGACCGATCAACTAGTGACGGCCAACCTGCTCGATGCGGGGCAAACAGCCAAAGCCGTGGCCGGTAGCGAGATTGTCTACCTCACGGTTGGGTTGCCTCTCGATACGGCGCTGTGGCAAGCGCAGTTTCCGGTTATCATGCAGAACGTGATTGCCGCCTGCAAGCAACACCAAACGAAGCTGGTCTTTTTCGATAATACCTACATGTACCCTCAAACGGGTGTGGTGCTAAGCGAGGATACGCCCTTTGCGCCTTACGGCCCGAAAGGCCGGGTACGTGCTCAGATCGCGCAACTACTCCTCAACGAGATGGCGGCGGGGATGATGACGGCCGTTATCTGTCGCGCACCCGAATTTTATGGCCCCGGCAAGACCCAGAGTTTTACGAACTCGGCCGTGTTCAACGCTATACGACACGAAAAGAAGCCCCGCATTTTCCTCCGCGACGATACGCTGCGCACGCTTATCTATGCCCCCGATGCCAGCCGGGCGATGGCGCTCATTGCCCATACACCTGAGGCCTATGGCCAAACCTGGCACCTCCCCTGCGACGACAACCGCCTGACGTACCAGCAACTGATCGCTACGGCGGAAGCGATCGTCGGGCGACCGATTCCCTACGATGTAGTGCCGCAATGGCAACTGAGCCTGCTGAGTCTGGTCAATAAACGCGTCCGCGAAACGGGTGAACTCCTGCCCCGCTACCGGGTCGATAATGTCTTTGTCTCGGACAAGTTCAAGCGGCGTTTTCCGCAGTTCGCCGTCACCACGTACCCAGACGGGATCAGGGCGGTGCTGAGCGAGGTACGTTAGCCACCAATCAAAAGCGGGGATACCGTCCGGCATCCCCGCTTTTCTCCGCGCTGGTTTCGTTAGGCAGCGATCGCCTTGTGCGCGATCGTTTCCGCGCTGTCGGCACCGATCGTCACGGCTTCGCCATGCAGCGATAGCGTGATGGGTTGCGTCGAGAAGTTGGCCACCGTGGCATCCTGCTGTGTCACCGTGATCTGGAGCAACGTACCCCGGAACCGAATCTTG comes from Fibrella aestuarina BUZ 2 and encodes:
- a CDS encoding NAD-dependent epimerase/dehydratase family protein, with translation MQTILGAGGAIADELARELHRHYTTDIRLVSRHPQQVNETDQLVTANLLDAGQTAKAVAGSEIVYLTVGLPLDTALWQAQFPVIMQNVIAACKQHQTKLVFFDNTYMYPQTGVVLSEDTPFAPYGPKGRVRAQIAQLLLNEMAAGMMTAVICRAPEFYGPGKTQSFTNSAVFNAIRHEKKPRIFLRDDTLRTLIYAPDASRAMALIAHTPEAYGQTWHLPCDDNRLTYQQLIATAEAIVGRPIPYDVVPQWQLSLLSLVNKRVRETGELLPRYRVDNVFVSDKFKRRFPQFAVTTYPDGIRAVLSEVR